A segment of the Nitrosospira briensis C-128 genome:
AATGATGCGCTTGGGGTAAGTGGTTGTCAAGCGATGTTCCGAAGGGAGGAGCCATGGGACAACTAAACATGCCTGCGCCACAGCGACACAGACATGCGCCCAATCAGCCGTTCAGGCTACGGTGGAGCTGAGTTAGGCAATAAGCCAGTTTCCATTCAAGCAAAACTCGAGCTTCAACTTATTGAAGGGCCCGAGCGGTTCTTCCTGTAATTCAAAATAATGAATATCCCCAATGGAGTCGTGCAGATGGATCCAGTTTCGACGCAGATAGGATTTCAAAAAACGGGCATTGGCGGTTCTACCATCCACCAGAATAAGCGTGCCCGGTTCAAGAAAAAACTCAACTCTCAAAATATCCGCCGACATCGGCATTCTTGCTTTGCTGTTGAACGAGAAACCGTTTATCTCTTGTGTAGTGGCAAATTGCGAGGGACCGTCGAGATAGATAAAGTCAGGGGATATGTTGGGTAGTTTTGAATAAACGCTTGCGATTCTATTGTCGTGAATCAAAACATCAACAGAGCTATGAGAAATGGTGGCGAATGCTTGAAGCCTTGATCCAAGTCTTGATCTGGTGATTTCTAAAAAATGCTGCTCCTCTTCAACCGCATACACGTGAAATGGATTGTCGCTACGAATGGATTTTCTTGCCCACTCACCAAAGTGTCCGTCAAGTATGCGCATCGCGTCGGTGAGGATTACTGTGCTGTAGCCACTGCCAAACTCGAGAGCGTTGATGACCTTACGACTTAATGCGATCCAATGAAGACGACACAAATCTTCGTATTCGGGTTCAAACGGTTTTTCCTCAAACGCCGAGACGGATTTTTCGAGCATGGAGTTTTTGCTTGCCGCTCGATCTGCTTCCAATGCCTTACACAACGCTCGTAGAGAGAATAAATCAACATATTCTTCAACTCTTACTGGATCATGAAAACACGTGAGTGAAAATCTTTTTAACGAATCATTAACAGCCTGAAACGAAGGAGATAGAGCGACATCGGAAGTGTTAGCGGGAGGGGCTATAGACATCGGATATTCTCTCATCGGTTCGGTGGAAGTACTCATTTTATTTCGTAATGCCACGGACCTGCTGACAAGCTCAGTTTTTTTGTAGCAAGCCCAGAGTTAGTGCACGGCGAACGTGATTGTTCATCTGAGCGGCGCAAAACCGGGTCAGCTCATCAAACGATACTTGTTTCAAATTTCATCCACAAAACCAGCAACAAGGCGGCAGGCAGACACCACAATGCAGAGGCGCAGACAAGTGCCCATTTCAAGGGCATAAGGTCGACCAGCATATAGATAGCCACCAGGTAGACAAGAAGCGGGATCATGCCGCACAGACTGAACAAAATAGTATTTTTGAGCTCGTCATGAGTGCGTTCGCTACCGATGATGTAATGAGCGATCAGTGCAAAAGTGGGAAATAACGGCACCAGTCCGGCAAGATAGTAATTCTTCATATGCGCCAGCAAGCTGATAATTATTACCACAGAGGCGCCCAGCAGTGCCTTGATAGACAGTGTCATCATATCGACTCCTTCCATTACCATTCCGATTTTCGAAGCGTATACATGTTTTCCGGTACCTGTTTCAAAAGTCATCGTGAAAATTATAGTAAAGGAATCCTGACGTAAAGATGGCGAAGTCATTACGAATCTGTAATGTTTGGGGAAGAGTTGCGCACTGAACAGGGCTATGGATGATGCTTTGCGAAGCCAGAGTGGGACGAGTTTGCTTGTCCGCAAGGGTAAAGCGACGGCATGGTTACGCCGGAAAGAAAAGCCGTACGGACGTACCTTGGCCGACGACGCTTTGCACAGCGATCTTGCCACGGTGGAGATCGACAATCGATTTTACGATAGCCAATCCCAGCCCAGCGCCTTCTGTTTTAATATTGCGAGAAGGACTGATCCGGTAGAAACGATCAAATATTTTTGGCAGATGTTCTTGCGCAATCCCCATCCCGCTATCACGACAGCCAACCTCGATCCCACCATCCATACTACGGATGGAAAAAGTGATTTCTCCACCAACCGGGGTGTAATGCAGGGCATTTGAAAGGAGGTTACTGATGACCCTTCGGAAAAGAATCGGATCGGCGTTCATTTCCCCACTCCCTGTGCAAATTACCGAAACGTTTTGCTCCGCGGCTAACGCTTCATAAAAAGCAATAATTTTCCTGATTTCCGTGGACGCATCCATTGTTAGAGAAGTAATCATGGTCTGCGCACTGTCGGCTCTGGCCAAGAATAACAGGCTGTCCATCATGCGCGACAAGCGATCGTATTCCTCCAGACTTGACGCAAGTATTTCACGATATTCATTAGTCTCACGGAGCTTGGAAAGGGCTACTTCCGCTTCTCCGCGTAAATTATTGATCGGGGTGCGCAACTCATGCGCCAGATCAGCTGAAAATTGGGAAAGGCGACTAAATGAATCTTCCAGCCGGTCAAGCATCGCATCAAACGCACGTGCCAGTGATACTAGCTCCTGAGGCCATTGCGCGACATCAATGCGTTCATGCAGTTGGCTTGCGGTAATGCGCTCGGCGGCCCTGGTAATATCAGCCAGGGGCTTCATGCCACGCTGCGCCGTGATTATTCCGACGGCTGCGGATACCAGAATGCCGATTAATAATACGCCAATCAAATAGCGCTCATATCGACTGACCAGTATTTCTTCGCCTGTTTCATCCAATGCCACATGAATTAGCCGTTTTGGCCTATTGGTGTCATTGTCGCCCGTCTGGGCAGCAATCAGTACATAGCTTCTATTGGCGGTAGAGCGCCATTTTTTCGCTTTTCCAGTCAGTTGATTTGGATCAGGAAATACGGCGGGCGGAATTTCTCGATCCATGCCATGAGCCTCGTAAAGCGTACGACCCGACTCATCCAGTATGCGACTGTAGGCACGATACTGGGAGTTGGAAAATCCAATATTTTCCTGTGAAATTTCACGTTCAAGCGCTTCTGTATTACCAGCCCGAAGAATAAGATCGAAAACTTGAACTCGGCTGCTGAGAAATTGCTCATCTTCTTTTTCCAGCGTGGTAATAAGAACCCAATATAGAAATCCTGAAGCAAAGATGAGCATAACGGAAGCCGATAATGCATAAAGCCAGGCCAGTTGCCTGGCAATCGACCAACCCCGAAAACCGGGGGTGACTTTTAATTGATGAGCATTATCGATCTTCAAACAGATATCCGACGCCGCGAACGGTATGAATCAGCTTTTTCTCGAATGGATCATCGATCTTACTGCGCAACCGGCGTATCGCCACATCGATGACGTTGGTATCGCTATCGAAGTTAATGTCCCAGACCTGTTCGGCAATCAGAGTACGGGATAAAACTTCTCCGGCACGTCGCATCAGCAGTGATAACAGCGCGAATTCCTTGGATGTCAGGTCAAGGCGGTTACCGCCGCGTGTCGCCTTCTGGCGCTCGAATTCGATCTCCAGATCAGCAATTTTCAAGGTCTCGTTACATCGTGGTGGCGCGCGCCGTAATAGCAGGCGGACCCTGGCCAGCAACTCGGAAAACGCAAAAGGTTTGATCAGGTAATCATCGGCGCCGAGTTCCAATCCCTTGACCCGGTCTTGGATGGCATCTCTGGCAGTGAGGAAAAGTACTGGCATCTGTTTGCCC
Coding sequences within it:
- a CDS encoding GlpM family protein, with amino-acid sequence MMTLSIKALLGASVVIIISLLAHMKNYYLAGLVPLFPTFALIAHYIIGSERTHDELKNTILFSLCGMIPLLVYLVAIYMLVDLMPLKWALVCASALWCLPAALLLVLWMKFETSIV
- a CDS encoding heavy metal sensor histidine kinase, whose translation is MKIDNAHQLKVTPGFRGWSIARQLAWLYALSASVMLIFASGFLYWVLITTLEKEDEQFLSSRVQVFDLILRAGNTEALEREISQENIGFSNSQYRAYSRILDESGRTLYEAHGMDREIPPAVFPDPNQLTGKAKKWRSTANRSYVLIAAQTGDNDTNRPKRLIHVALDETGEEILVSRYERYLIGVLLIGILVSAAVGIITAQRGMKPLADITRAAERITASQLHERIDVAQWPQELVSLARAFDAMLDRLEDSFSRLSQFSADLAHELRTPINNLRGEAEVALSKLRETNEYREILASSLEEYDRLSRMMDSLLFLARADSAQTMITSLTMDASTEIRKIIAFYEALAAEQNVSVICTGSGEMNADPILFRRVISNLLSNALHYTPVGGEITFSIRSMDGGIEVGCRDSGMGIAQEHLPKIFDRFYRISPSRNIKTEGAGLGLAIVKSIVDLHRGKIAVQSVVGQGTSVRLFFPA
- a CDS encoding heavy metal response regulator transcription factor gives rise to the protein MHILIIEDEKKTSSFLSKGLSESGYIVDTTENGDEGLLLALDIDYDLIILDVMLPSRDGWSVLSMLRHAGKQMPVLFLTARDAIQDRVKGLELGADDYLIKPFAFSELLARVRLLLRRAPPRCNETLKIADLEIEFERQKATRGGNRLDLTSKEFALLSLLMRRAGEVLSRTLIAEQVWDINFDSDTNVIDVAIRRLRSKIDDPFEKKLIHTVRGVGYLFEDR